In Labrus mixtus chromosome 11, fLabMix1.1, whole genome shotgun sequence, a single window of DNA contains:
- the slc2a3b gene encoding solute carrier family 2, facilitated glucose transporter member 3, protein MERMEDEKPKKKLTAYLLYCVSTAVIGSLQFGYNTGVINAPEQKLRRFFQNVSMERYGEPFSPGTNTMVWSFAVAIFSVGGMIGSFSVGAMVTKFGRRKSMLLVNILAIIGGSLMGLSVVSQSFEVIIVGRLIIGVFCGLCTGLTPMYVGEITPTAVRGAFGTLHQLGVVIGILVAQIFGLESLLGSDSLWPLLLALTILPAIVQTIMLPFCPESPRYLLIVLNQEEEARKALVRLRGCEDVSDDIQEMKEEGMKMAMEKKVTIAELFRSPNYRQPIIIAIILQLSQQLSGINAVFYYSTGIFDTAGVTQPIYATIGAGVVNTVFTVVSLFLVERAGRRTLHLIGLAGMAISALLMTISLSLVKTTPSLSYLAIVAVFGFVASFEMGPGPIPWFIVAELFSQGPRPAAMAISGFSNWTANFLVGLGFPKLEELCGPYVFIIFMVLLIVFFIFTYLRVPETKGRTFDDIAQGFASKPATSLDPEAMVVGLPENKEPSPMSPTEKVPMVALPPEKP, encoded by the exons ATGGAGCGAATGGAGGATGAGAag ccaaagaagaagttgacagctTACCTGCTCTACTGTGTATCCACTGCAGTCATTGGCTCGCTGCAGTTTGGCTACAACACCGGGGTCATCAATGCACCAGAGcag AAACTACGGAGGTTTTTCCAGAATGTGTCCATGGAGCGGTACGGGGAACCTTTCAGCCCAGGAACAAACACCATGGTGTGGAGTTTTGCTGTTGCAATCTTTAGTGTGGGAGGAATGATCGGGTCTTTCTCCGTTGGAGCCATGGTCACCAAATTTGGCAG GCGTAAGTCCATGCTGCTGGTTAACATCCTGGCTATCATTGGCGGAAGTCTGATGGGACTGTCGGTTGTGAGTCAATCTTTTGAGGTCATCATTGTTGGTCGGTTGATCATCGGCGTGTTCTGCGGTCTGTGCACCGGCCTGACCCCCATGTACGTTGGCGAGATCACCCCCACAGCCGTCAGAGGAGCCTTCGGCACCCTGCATCAGCTGGGTGTAGTTATTGGCATCCTGGTGGCACAG ATCTTCGGTCTGGAGTCTCTGCTGGGCTCAGACAGTCTGTGGCCTCTGCTGCTCGCTCTCACCATCCTGCCTGCCATAGTGCAGACCATCATGCTGCCCTTCTGCCCTGAAAGCCCCCGCTACCTGCTCATCGTCCTCAACCAGGAGGAAGAGGCAAGAAAAG CACTGGTGCGTCTGCGCGGCTGTGAGGATGTGAGTGATGACATTCaagagatgaaggaggaagGGATGAAGATGGCCATGGAAAAGAAAGTGACCATCGCTGAACTCTTCCGCTCTCCAAACTATCGTCAGCCCATCATTATCGCCATCATCCTGCAGCTCTCTCAGCAGCTGTCTGGCATCAACGCT GTCTTTTACTACTCTACAGGTATTTTTGACACTGCTGGTGTTACTCAACCCATCTACGCCACCATAGGAGCTGGAGTTGTCAACACTGTGTTTACTGTCGTCTCT CTATTCCTGGTGGAACGGGCAGGCCGAAGGACGTTGCACCTGATTGGCCTGGCTGGAATGGCTATATCTGCCCTCCTCATGACCATCTCGCTTTCTTTGGTG AAGACAACACCCTCTCTGAGCTACTTGGCCATAGTGGCTGTGTTTGGCTTTGTTGCCAGTTTTGAGATGGGTCCAGGTCCCATCCCATGGTTCATTGTGGCTGAGCTTTTCTCCCAGGGGCCCCGACCTGCTGCAATGGCCATCTCTGGTTTCTCAAACTGGACTGCTAACTTCCTGGTGGGGCTTGGTTTCCCTAAACTCGAG gaACTGTGTGGTCCTTatgtcttcatcatcttcatggtGCTTCTCATTGTGTTCTTCATATTCACCTACCTGCGAGTGCCTGAGACCAAAGGAAGGACCTTTGATGACATCGCTCAGGGATTCGCTTCAAAACCCGCAACATCTCTGGACCCTGAAGCTATGGTGGTCGGCCTGCCAGAGAACAAAGAACCTTCACCCATGTCCCCGACAGAAAAGGTTCCCATGGTGGCTCTTCCTCCAGAGAAGCcctga